The DNA window CGCGGCCGCCCGGGCGGAGCGCTCCGCGCCGCCGACCTCGTCGGGCCACCACCAGTCGGCGAGGACGGCGACCCGGGGCCGTGGTTCAGTCATGGGGCGCCATCTCCTCTGTTCGGGTGGGTGCCACGGTCGGGGGGCCGTGGTCCACCGGTGGGGGCGGTCGGGTCAGCCGCCAGCCCCGGTCGGGCAGGGCGAGCACGCCCACGACGAGCACCGCGAACGCGGCGCCGACGAACGGGATCTGCGCGCCGAGGGGACCGCGCAGCAGGCCGATCTGGAAGGCGGCGAAGGTGACCGTGAGGGCCGTCCCGAGGCCGGCCGGCGTGGCGCTCAACGCGCGGTCGAGCCGCCGGGCGAGCCGCCCGTAGAAGAAGAACAGCACCACCACGCCGACGAAGGCGAACTCCAGGTACGTCTCGGCCCAGAACGGCAGGGCCAGGTTCTGGAAGGAGTAGCCCCGGCCGGCCGCCACCGCGTTGCCGGCCGGGATGGCCTTCCCCTCCCACCAGGACCGGGGTACCCAGAACAGCAGCGCGGAGACGAGGTGGTGGCCCCAGCTGTGGCCGTGCACGCGGGCGTAGTAGACGGCGTTCACGGTCTGCTGGAACCCGTCGAAGTCCCACGTGTAGTAGGCGTCCAGGCCCAACCGGAGGTCGCCGCGCGAGCGCTCGTTGCGGAACAGGTTCGCCAGCGGGTAGAGCACGGCGAGGCCGGTGAGCATGCCGAGCGAGAACAGGGTCCGCCAGCGCTGCCGCTCGAACCGCACGATCGCCAGGCCGGCGGCGAGCAGCACGCCGAAGGCGGTGAACCGGTTCGCGGAGAGCGGGTTGTTGTAGACGACGTTGAGGAGCACCGCGACGGCCGTGGTGCCCAGCAGCACCCACCGTGCCCTCGGTCCGGCGTAACTCCGGCTCCGCCAGCAGAGCAGGCACAGCACCAGGGCGATCGCGGCGACGGCGGCCGGGAAGGTGCTGAGCAGGCCGAGCAGCGCCAGGTCCTGCCGGCTCTTCAGGCCGGCCTCGGCGATGGCCCGCTGGAGGTCGTCGCGGCTGCCGAACCGGACGGCCAGGCCGCCGGTCATCGGCAGGCAGACGACGGCCAGCACCGCGGCGGTGACGGTGACCGCCAGCGCCTTCTCGATGGTGATCCGGGTGCGGGGCGAGGTGTTGGAGCGCGGCGCGGGCAGGCGCCGGGTGTTGCCGGCCCAGTAGGCCAGCACCGCGAACAGGAGGATGACCTGCGCGCTGACGTAGTACTGGTCCAGCGGCAGGTCGGGCCAGGGCAGCCGCCGGTCCCGGATCTGCAGCAGCGGCGCGAAGCCCACCCAGACCGTGACGAAGGCCCAGAACGTCACGGAGACCGGGCTGAACGACGCCGACCGGGTGGTCTGGTAGAGGGCCGTCAGGCACACCGCCACCACGACGAGGCCGAGCCCGCCGGCGACGGTCGGGCGGGGCAGCACGGTGGTCACGCCGAGGGCCGTGACGACGGCGAGCACCGCGACGGCCACGACCAGGGTGTGGCCGCCCGGCCTGCGGAGGCGCGGGGTGGCGTCAGGCGGTCTCATCGGCGACCCACGAGGCGACGTTGGCGCGGAAGACCGCGGTGGAGAACCGGGCGGCGTGGGCGTGCACCCGGTCCCGGTCCAGGCCGTCGACGTGCCGCAGCATGGCGGCGTACGCCCGGGGGTCGTCCGAGTCGACCAGGAAGCCGGTCTCGCCGTCGACGACCGTCTCCAGCACCCCGCCCCGGCGCAGCCCCAGCACCGGGGTGCCGCAGGCCATCGCCTCCACCGGGATGATGCCGAAGTCCTCGTGGGTGGGGAAGAGCAGGCACCGTGCCCCCCAGTACAGCTCGCGGAGCCGGTCCCGGGACGGCTGCCGCTCGAAGGTGACGGGGACGCCGACCCGGGCCGCCTGCCGGCGCAGGGCCTCCTCCTCCGGCCCCGACCCGGCGATGACCAGCGGCATCCCCGCGGCGTCGGCGATCTCGATCATCAGGTCGAACTTCTTGTACGGGATCCAGCGTCCGACGCCGAGCAGGTAGTCGCGGTCCTGCCGGCGCTGCGCGGCCGGGGCGTCGGCGAAGTGGTCCACGTCGACCGGCGGGTGGATGATGCGGGCGTCGCGCTGCCAGAACCGCTGGATGCGGGCCTGCACCTCGCGGGAGTTGGCGGCGTAGCTGTGCACGTGTCGGCTCAGGCGGACGTCGGCGCCCTGAAGCACGCGCCGGGGCACGGTCAGCACGCCGTTCGAACCCCGGCCGTCGAAGTCCGGGCTCCACAGGTAGCGGGCCGGCGAGTGGATGTAGCTCAGGTAGCGCGCGTCCGGGGCGGACCGGAACTTCACGGTGTGCGCGAAGGCGTGGCTCGACGAGATGACCACGTCGAACCGCTCGCTGCTGAGCGTGCGCCAGGTCAGCGGCATGAGCGGCAACGCCAGCGCCTTGGACCGCCGCAACGGGGTCCGGGCCAGCCACGACTCCTGGAGGTCGAGGCCGCGTCGCGCGTCGCGGTCGCGCCACAGCACGAACCCCTTCGCGTCGGGCAGCACCTCCTGGATGGCCAGGAAGACGTTCTCCGAGCCGCCGGTGGCGCCGAACCACTCGTGCACGAGGGCGACCGACCGGCCGGCCAGCAGCGGGCCGCCCGCGCCCCCGCCAGCAGGATCGACCCCGGCGACGTCGCCGTCCCTGCTGATCATTCCGCTCACCCCATCACCATCTGCAACTGCTCGTCGAGCCGGGCCGCCAGCGTCCGCGCGTACGTCGCCGTGAGGTGATTCGTGTCGCGGTACACGAGCACCCCACCGATCACCGCCGCGCACCGTTCGGCGGGACAGATGGCGTCGTTCAGGTCGACCAGCCGTACGCCGGACAGACCCCGCGCCGCGTCCACCTGGAGCGGACCGATGCCCGCCAGGGCCTCGTCGCGGGGCACCGCGCACCGGGTCAACTCCTCCCGGTGGGCCGACACGCACTCCGCGACGTCCAGCCGCGGCGCCGGGGTGTCCCGCAGCACCACCACGGGGGCGATTCCGGCCAGCGACCGCCACGTCCGGCGCATCCCGTCCACCAGCGCGGCGCGCCCCGCCGCACCCTTGAGCGGCCGGCCGTCGCGGTAGGCGGAGTAGTTGTAGCTGCTCGTCACGACCAGGTTCGGGCGGTCGGCGGCGAGCCGGTCGGGCAGGTCCCGGTTCCACGCCGCGCAGGCGTCGACGGGCCGCTGGCCGTCCGCGCCGACCACCTCGACGTCGAGGACCGGGCAGCTCGACTTGGTGTACGTCAGCAGCCGCCAGTTCCGCCGTTCCGCCACCGCCCGCAGCGTCGGCACCCACTGGGCGGCGTGCGAGTCGCCGACCACGGCGATGGTGACCGTGGCGTCCGGCGGGCCGTACGCGCACCGCAGCACCTCGCGTTCGGTGGAGCCGGCGTGGCACCGGTCGGCGTAGACCGACGGCAGGTCGTCCCGGGCCACCGCCGGGTCGGGCACCACCGACGGGGCGCGGTCGACGGGCACCCCCGCGCCGGCCGCGCCGGCCGCGGTCAGCACGGCGGCGCCCGGCGCGTCGGGCACGCCCCCGTTGGCCTGGGGCGGGGCCGGCGCGGTGGCGGCGGTCTGGAAGGCCAGCCCCGCGCAGACCGACAGCACGGTGCAGGCCGCCCCGACCGCGAGCGCCACCCGGGGCCGCACCGCAAGCCGCGGCGAGTGCCAGACCGGCCGTTCCACCAGCCGACTGGTCAGGTACGCGAGCACCACCGAGAGGGCCACGGTGGCGACCACGGCCAGCGTGCCCGGGTCGGGCATCTGCGCCGTGAGGACCACCAGCAGCGGCCAGTGCCAGAGGTAGAGCGTGTACGAGATCCCGCCGAGGAACTGCATCGGCGGCAACCGCAGGAGCGCGACCGGACCGTACCGCGCGGTGGCCCCGGCGGCGATGACGAGGGCCGCACCGACGGTGGCGGGCAGCGCCATCGTGCCCGGGAACGGGGTCGAGCTGGTCAGCACCACCGCGGAGGCGGCGATGGCCGCGACGCCGAGCCAGCCCGCAACCGCGGCGACCCCGCCGGTCAGCCGCCGGATCGGCGCCAGCGCGAGCAGCGCCCCGACGGCGAGTTCCCACATCCGCGTGGTGGTGACGAAGTAGGCCCGGCCGGGGTCGGCCTCGACCAGCAGCACCGACCAGGCGAAGGAGGCCGCCCAGACGACGCCCACGGCGACGAACGCGAGGGTGCGGAACCGGGACGCCGGAGCGCGTCCCCGCCGGGCCAGCCAGGCGACGCCCACCAGCAGCACCGGCCACACGAGGTAGAACTGCTCCTCGACCGCGAGCGACCAGTAGTGCTGCACGATGCTCGGCGCCTGGCCGGCGGCGAGGTAGTCGACGGCCTGGTCGGCGAGCCGCCAGTTGACCAGGTAGAGGGCGCTGCTCACCACGTCGCCCGCCGTGTCCCGCCAGCGGATGTCCGGCAGCAGGAGGTACGTCAGGGCCACGGCCGCGAGCAGGACGAGCGCGGAGCTGGGCAGCAGGCGCTTGGCCCGCCTGGCCCAGAACCGGCCGAGCGACAGCCGCCCCCGGGCGGCCACCTCGGCAGCCATCCCGGTGGTGATCAGGTAGCCGGAGATCACGAAGAAGACGTCCACCCCGACGAAGCCGCCGGAGACGTACGGGACGCCGGCGTGCCAGAGCACCACCAACAGCACGGCGACCGCGCGGAGACCCTCGATGTCCGGGCGGAACGCGCTGCGGCGCCGCTCGCGGGGCGCCGCAGCGTCGGTGGGCGTCGCCGGCCCGCCGCCGTCGGCCGGCTCGGCCGCCGGCGTGCCGGGTCCCGCCTCGGGCAGGTGCAGCACCACCGTGTCGTCCAGGGCGGACGGCACGCCCGTCCGGTCCGGGCCGGCGGTGTCCGCCGGCGCCGGCGGCGCGGGCGCCTCCGTCCGGCGGGCCGCGGGCACGGTCAGCACGAGGGTGTCCTCGGCTGACGACGACACCGGCGGGGCGCTCGGGGCCGGCGGGCCGACCTCCGCCGTGGTGGGCGGCGGCGCGCCGACGGCCACCGGTTCCGCGTCGGTGCCGGGCCCGACCGGCCGCGGCCGGCGACGGAGCGCGCGCTGCCCGAGGGTCACCGCGCCGATGACCAGCACGCCGCCCGCGGCGGAGAGGAGGTACGACCACCAGTCCGCGGCGTTCTCCGTGGCGTCCCCGTCCAGCCGCAGCCGCTCCTGCGCCCGCTGCCGGTACGCCCGGGCCGCGGCGTGCCCGGGGTCCCGGCCGAGCACGTCGTCGAACCGCTCGATCGCCTGGGAGTAGTGGCCGGCGAAGTAGACGGCCAGGGCCGACCGGAAGGCGCGGTCGCTCTCGCTCAACCGGTTGTCGACGCCGCTCTGGGCGAGCAGGCGGTCGATGTTGGCGGTGCCGATCAGGTCGCGGATCGGTTCGCCCTCGGCGGAGGTGTCGGTGTCCAGGAGCGCGACGAGCCGGCCGGCGGAGTCCACCACCGGGCCGCCCCGGGAGTCGGGACCGATCTGGCCGCTGACTCCGGTGCGGTTGGTCCCGGTACGCCCGATGACCTCGACCGTGCGGTCACGGACGGTCCAGGTGCCGGAGTCGCCGGTGCCCTCGCCGAGCGCGTAGCCGAGGATGTCCACCGAGGACCCGGCGCGCAGGTCGGGGTGGTGGGCGAGCTCGACGGCCGGGAGGCCGGCGCGGCGCAGCCTCACCAGTGCCACGTTGCCGTCCACCGCCGGCAGCGCCTTCGTGACGGCGCCGGCGACGGCCGGGACGGAGCTGTCCCCCGAGGTCGCCGCACCGAACTGGCCGGTCAGCCGCAGGGTCGGCGCGGTGCCGCGCCGGGCTCCGGTGAACGTGGAGGAGCCCTGGAGGCCGGCGACGAAACCGTCCAGCCGTTCCGCGGGCAGCTCGTTGCGCTGCACCAGCGTGCGGCCGAGCCGGTAGAGGGCGTTGACCAGCAGCACCTCCCGGCTCGGCTGCACGCAGACCGTGGTGGTCACCACGTAGCCGTCGGGGTTCACCACCGCCCCGCTGCACCGGCGCACCACGACCACCTGTTCGGGACGGACCAGAGCGCCCGTGGCGGTGTTCCGGAGGTAGCCGGCGTACCGCGCCTCCAGGAAGGCGGTCGCCGGGGTGGCCACGGCGACCGCCGGCTCGTTGCGGGCGTACGTCGGCACCGCCGCCGCACCGGGGACGGCGGCGGCACAGCCGATCGCGACGGTGCCCAGCAGGACGGCGAACCGACGTGCCAGGGCCGTACCAGAGGGCATGTCGGAACTCCGCGCGGCGAGGAGGGGTCGGGCGGTCAGAAGATCAGGGTGTCGCGCAGGTGGTTGGCCACCCGGCGCAGCCGACCCGCACCGTCGATCGGGGAGGTCATCCGGAAGACGACCTGACGGTCGATCTGCCCGCTGTTCCCGCCCCGCCAGTACGCGACGAGCACCAGGCCGTACCGGCGCTCACCGTCGAGCTGGAGCTTGCTGGAGTCGGCGTAGGAGACGAACTGGCCGCCCCGCATCCACTGCAGACCCCAGGCCTCCTCCTCCTGGCGCATCGCGGTCTGCCGCCGCACGTCGCACGGCACCGGGCACTCGCGCACGATCAGCTCGCCGCCGATCTGCTGCTTGTCGTTCGAGACGCCGCAGGTGTACTTGACGAACCCCTG is part of the Micromonospora halotolerans genome and encodes:
- a CDS encoding SGNH hydrolase domain-containing protein, with product MPSGTALARRFAVLLGTVAIGCAAAVPGAAAVPTYARNEPAVAVATPATAFLEARYAGYLRNTATGALVRPEQVVVVRRCSGAVVNPDGYVVTTTVCVQPSREVLLVNALYRLGRTLVQRNELPAERLDGFVAGLQGSSTFTGARRGTAPTLRLTGQFGAATSGDSSVPAVAGAVTKALPAVDGNVALVRLRRAGLPAVELAHHPDLRAGSSVDILGYALGEGTGDSGTWTVRDRTVEVIGRTGTNRTGVSGQIGPDSRGGPVVDSAGRLVALLDTDTSAEGEPIRDLIGTANIDRLLAQSGVDNRLSESDRAFRSALAVYFAGHYSQAIERFDDVLGRDPGHAAARAYRQRAQERLRLDGDATENAADWWSYLLSAAGGVLVIGAVTLGQRALRRRPRPVGPGTDAEPVAVGAPPPTTAEVGPPAPSAPPVSSSAEDTLVLTVPAARRTEAPAPPAPADTAGPDRTGVPSALDDTVVLHLPEAGPGTPAAEPADGGGPATPTDAAAPRERRRSAFRPDIEGLRAVAVLLVVLWHAGVPYVSGGFVGVDVFFVISGYLITTGMAAEVAARGRLSLGRFWARRAKRLLPSSALVLLAAVALTYLLLPDIRWRDTAGDVVSSALYLVNWRLADQAVDYLAAGQAPSIVQHYWSLAVEEQFYLVWPVLLVGVAWLARRGRAPASRFRTLAFVAVGVVWAASFAWSVLLVEADPGRAYFVTTTRMWELAVGALLALAPIRRLTGGVAAVAGWLGVAAIAASAVVLTSSTPFPGTMALPATVGAALVIAAGATARYGPVALLRLPPMQFLGGISYTLYLWHWPLLVVLTAQMPDPGTLAVVATVALSVVLAYLTSRLVERPVWHSPRLAVRPRVALAVGAACTVLSVCAGLAFQTAATAPAPPQANGGVPDAPGAAVLTAAGAAGAGVPVDRAPSVVPDPAVARDDLPSVYADRCHAGSTEREVLRCAYGPPDATVTIAVVGDSHAAQWVPTLRAVAERRNWRLLTYTKSSCPVLDVEVVGADGQRPVDACAAWNRDLPDRLAADRPNLVVTSSYNYSAYRDGRPLKGAAGRAALVDGMRRTWRSLAGIAPVVVLRDTPAPRLDVAECVSAHREELTRCAVPRDEALAGIGPLQVDAARGLSGVRLVDLNDAICPAERCAAVIGGVLVYRDTNHLTATYARTLAARLDEQLQMVMG
- a CDS encoding glycosyltransferase; protein product: MISRDGDVAGVDPAGGGAGGPLLAGRSVALVHEWFGATGGSENVFLAIQEVLPDAKGFVLWRDRDARRGLDLQESWLARTPLRRSKALALPLMPLTWRTLSSERFDVVISSSHAFAHTVKFRSAPDARYLSYIHSPARYLWSPDFDGRGSNGVLTVPRRVLQGADVRLSRHVHSYAANSREVQARIQRFWQRDARIIHPPVDVDHFADAPAAQRRQDRDYLLGVGRWIPYKKFDLMIEIADAAGMPLVIAGSGPEEEALRRQAARVGVPVTFERQPSRDRLRELYWGARCLLFPTHEDFGIIPVEAMACGTPVLGLRRGGVLETVVDGETGFLVDSDDPRAYAAMLRHVDGLDRDRVHAHAARFSTAVFRANVASWVADETA